TCATTTGCATACCAATTCTCTTCAGCTGTCATGTTGCATTCCCTTGCATCGCGCATTCGGCCCATCCTATGACAGACCTGATCATTCTTGGCCACCGGGAGCCGACCATGCCTTTCCTATCAGCAACACTTGACCGGGTGAAGCCATCCCCGACCATTGCCGTCACGACAAAAGCTGCCGAACTGAAAGCAGCAGGCGTCGATGTCATCGGTCTTGGCGCGGGTGAACCCGATTTCGACACACCTGCGAATATTCAGGCTGCAGGGAAGGCCGCCATCTCGAACGGGCATACGCGCTATACCGCTGTTGATGGCATTCCCGAGCTAAAACAGGCGATTTGCGCGAAGTTCAAGCGCGACAACCATCTTGACTACACTCCGGCACAGATCAGCGTCGGCACGGGTGGCAAGCAAGTGCTCTACAACGCCTTCATGGCGACGCTCAATCCCGGGGACGAGGTTATCATCCCTGCACCCTACTGGGTCAGTTATCCCGATATGGTGCTCCTGGGCGGCGGCACCCCGGTCTGTATCGAAACCTCGCTGGAGCGAAACTTCAAACTGACAGCAGAGCAGTTGGAAGCAGCGATCACGCCCAAGACGAAATGGTTTCTGTTCAATTCGCCGTCCAACCCGACAGGTGCCGGTTACAGCCATGATGAACTCAAGGCGCTGACCGATGTGCTGATGCGTCATCCACATGTCTGGGTGATGACGGATGACATGTATGAACACCTTGTGTTCGGTGATTTCAAATTCTGCACACCGGCAGAGGTCGAACCCCAGCTTTATGATCGCACTTTGACGGTGAACGGTGTCTCTAAAGCTTACGCCATGACCGGTTGGCGGATCGGCTATGCGGCCGGGCCGGAAATGCTGATCAAAGCGATGCGCAAGGTCCAGTCGCAATCCACATCGAATCCCTGTTCAATCAGCCAATACGCAGCGGTCGAGGCGCTGAATGGTCCACAGGATTTTCTGGCCCCGAACGCGAAACTGTTCGAACGACGCCGCGATCTGGTTGTGAACGCGCTGAACGCCTGCCCGGGGATCACTTGCCCGACGCCAGAAGGTGCCTTCTACGTTTATCCATCAATTGCCGACTGCATAGGAAAGTCATCTGCCAAAGGCACGCTGATTGATACAGACGAGGCGTTCGCGACAGCGCTTCTTGAAGATACTGGCGTTGCGGTTGTCTTCGGGGCGGCATTCGGGCTCTCGCCCTATTTCCGGGTCAGCTATGCCACATCAGACGCGCAACTGACCGAAGCCTGCGCACGGATCAAGACCTTCTGCGAAGGGCTGAACTGATGCGGCCCTGTCACCGGAAAAACAACGCATGAGCACCTTTGACGAAGACCTGTTCCTGAAAGGACTGGAACAACGCAAAGCC
The sequence above is drawn from the Cognatiyoonia koreensis genome and encodes:
- a CDS encoding pyridoxal phosphate-dependent aminotransferase, which gives rise to MPFLSATLDRVKPSPTIAVTTKAAELKAAGVDVIGLGAGEPDFDTPANIQAAGKAAISNGHTRYTAVDGIPELKQAICAKFKRDNHLDYTPAQISVGTGGKQVLYNAFMATLNPGDEVIIPAPYWVSYPDMVLLGGGTPVCIETSLERNFKLTAEQLEAAITPKTKWFLFNSPSNPTGAGYSHDELKALTDVLMRHPHVWVMTDDMYEHLVFGDFKFCTPAEVEPQLYDRTLTVNGVSKAYAMTGWRIGYAAGPEMLIKAMRKVQSQSTSNPCSISQYAAVEALNGPQDFLAPNAKLFERRRDLVVNALNACPGITCPTPEGAFYVYPSIADCIGKSSAKGTLIDTDEAFATALLEDTGVAVVFGAAFGLSPYFRVSYATSDAQLTEACARIKTFCEGLN